From a single Rhodococcus qingshengii JCM 15477 genomic region:
- a CDS encoding NAD(P)-dependent oxidoreductase, giving the protein MTQSAPKASASKTRLGYIGLGNMGAPMAQRLLDWPGGLVVCDARTEALEPFTAAGASAASTPADVAAQASIISVTVLDDAQVREVVCGLHGILSTAQPGTVVAIHSTISDTTAVELADICQQRGVLLVDAPISGGAGGAAQGRLAVMIGGSDEAFGAVREPFGSWAELVVHAGDVGAGTRMKLARNLLHFVSFTATTEAARLAEAAGLDLRTLGKVVRHTDAITGGAGAIMLRDTTAPVSEDDPWFSILRHVRNLGEKDLALAINLGDRLNLDLPLAHLALAGLGAGLGVGNDSEDRPAEPSTASTTREHA; this is encoded by the coding sequence ATGACGCAATCGGCGCCGAAAGCCAGCGCTTCGAAAACCAGACTGGGATACATCGGCCTAGGCAACATGGGCGCGCCGATGGCGCAGCGCCTCCTGGACTGGCCGGGCGGACTGGTGGTGTGTGATGCCCGCACAGAAGCGCTCGAACCGTTCACCGCTGCGGGCGCGAGCGCAGCATCGACGCCCGCCGACGTTGCAGCGCAGGCGAGCATCATCTCCGTCACGGTGCTCGACGACGCGCAGGTACGCGAGGTTGTGTGCGGGCTGCACGGGATTCTGTCGACCGCACAGCCGGGCACTGTCGTCGCGATTCACTCCACTATCTCGGACACCACGGCGGTGGAACTCGCTGACATCTGTCAACAGCGTGGTGTTCTGCTGGTCGACGCGCCGATCAGTGGCGGTGCCGGCGGCGCAGCGCAGGGCAGGCTGGCAGTGATGATCGGCGGCTCCGACGAGGCGTTCGGAGCCGTCCGCGAGCCCTTCGGATCCTGGGCCGAGCTGGTGGTTCACGCCGGTGACGTCGGCGCGGGAACGCGAATGAAGCTCGCACGCAACCTTCTTCACTTCGTCTCGTTCACCGCCACGACCGAGGCCGCGCGACTCGCCGAAGCAGCAGGACTCGATCTCCGCACGCTCGGAAAGGTCGTCAGGCACACCGATGCGATCACCGGTGGCGCGGGCGCGATCATGCTCCGCGACACCACCGCACCGGTCTCGGAGGACGACCCGTGGTTCTCGATACTGCGGCATGTTCGCAATCTCGGGGAGAAGGACTTGGCCTTGGCCATCAACCTCGGTGATCGGCTGAATCTCGACCTGCCGCTCGCGCACCTTGCGCTCGCCGGACTCGGTGCCGGTCTGGGAGTCGGGAATGACAGCGAAGACAGGCCGGCCGAACCTTCAACGGCATCTACTACTCGGGAGCACGCATGA
- a CDS encoding carboxymuconolactone decarboxylase family protein — protein MTDTTHMTDAGGTDESRISEARARGVAKMNEVYGWELPADVPGDFFAVTADHLFADIWTRPGLSVRDRRLLLIGAITAQGQNDVAKIQINAALHNEELTEQQFEEAAIFLCHYVGWPLATGLNNALIAVKADRRKAARAKEKAAADSAKTDTD, from the coding sequence ATGACCGACACCACTCACATGACCGATGCCGGTGGAACCGACGAAAGCCGCATCTCCGAGGCCCGTGCTCGTGGCGTCGCGAAGATGAACGAGGTGTACGGCTGGGAGCTTCCCGCCGACGTTCCCGGCGACTTCTTCGCGGTCACCGCCGACCACCTCTTTGCCGACATCTGGACGCGACCGGGACTGTCGGTACGTGATCGACGACTACTCCTGATCGGTGCCATCACCGCCCAGGGGCAGAACGATGTGGCGAAGATCCAGATCAACGCTGCTCTCCACAACGAGGAGTTGACCGAGCAGCAGTTCGAAGAGGCCGCAATCTTCCTGTGCCACTACGTCGGCTGGCCGCTGGCCACCGGGCTCAACAATGCGCTGATCGCCGTGAAGGCCGACAGACGTAAAGCCGCGCGCGCCAAGGAGAAGGCCGCGGCCGATTCCGCGAAAACGGACACCGACTGA
- a CDS encoding FAD-dependent oxidoreductase yields the protein MAEASSIRPQSSANIEQWHFEADVVVAGYGIAGVSASIEAARAGADVLVLERTSGWGGAAALAGGFIYLGGGTPLQQALGFEDSPANMKSFMMAALGPGADEEKITDYCEGSVEHYNWLVDNGVPFKESFYGQPGWETPFDDGLMYSGGENSAPFNTIATPAPRGHVPQMSGKRTGEKGGGFMLMKPLIETAESLGVRAEYDMRVQRLVVDGDRVVGIIAKQYGKEVAVRARTGVVLATGSFAYNEAMIQSYAPRLIGRPGAAIEEHDGKSIQMAQALGADLAHMDATEVAFFGDPQLMIRGILVNGRGQRYVNEDTYPGRIGQETLLRNENQAYLIIDEASYEEGCAADSSTPFFRFQPKWVAETVEELESDMGLPEGTLQSTVEVYNRHAARGEDPVLGKKKEWVKPIGSPVAALDLRNFTAGFTLGGLRTSINSEVMHVSGEPIPGLFAAGRCTAGVCAGGYASGTSLGDGSFYGRRAGVSAAKG from the coding sequence ATGGCCGAGGCCAGCTCAATCCGTCCGCAGTCCTCCGCAAACATCGAGCAGTGGCACTTCGAGGCTGACGTCGTCGTCGCCGGCTACGGCATTGCCGGAGTGAGTGCTTCGATCGAGGCCGCGCGAGCGGGCGCCGACGTGTTGGTGCTCGAGCGCACGAGCGGCTGGGGCGGCGCTGCGGCGCTGGCAGGCGGATTCATCTATCTGGGCGGCGGGACCCCGTTGCAGCAGGCACTCGGGTTCGAGGACTCCCCCGCCAACATGAAATCGTTCATGATGGCCGCACTCGGTCCCGGCGCCGACGAGGAGAAGATCACCGACTACTGCGAAGGCAGCGTCGAGCACTACAACTGGCTCGTCGACAACGGTGTGCCGTTCAAGGAGAGTTTCTACGGCCAACCCGGCTGGGAAACACCCTTCGACGACGGACTCATGTATTCCGGCGGCGAGAACTCGGCACCGTTCAACACGATCGCGACACCGGCCCCTCGCGGGCACGTTCCACAGATGAGCGGCAAGCGCACCGGGGAGAAGGGCGGTGGTTTCATGTTGATGAAGCCACTGATCGAGACGGCCGAAAGCCTCGGCGTACGAGCAGAATACGACATGCGAGTCCAGCGCCTGGTCGTCGACGGAGATCGAGTGGTCGGCATCATCGCCAAGCAGTACGGCAAGGAAGTGGCAGTTCGAGCACGCACGGGTGTCGTTCTGGCGACGGGAAGCTTCGCCTACAACGAAGCGATGATCCAGTCGTACGCCCCACGGCTGATCGGGCGCCCCGGTGCGGCTATCGAAGAGCACGACGGAAAGTCCATCCAGATGGCGCAGGCTCTCGGGGCCGACCTCGCGCACATGGACGCCACCGAGGTCGCATTCTTCGGCGACCCCCAGTTGATGATCCGCGGCATTCTCGTCAACGGACGCGGCCAGCGCTACGTCAACGAGGACACGTACCCGGGAAGAATCGGCCAGGAGACGCTGCTGCGCAACGAGAATCAGGCCTACCTGATCATCGACGAAGCTTCCTACGAAGAGGGCTGCGCCGCCGACAGTTCCACACCGTTCTTCAGATTCCAGCCCAAGTGGGTGGCCGAGACCGTCGAGGAACTCGAATCCGACATGGGTCTGCCGGAAGGCACCCTCCAGTCGACCGTCGAGGTCTACAACCGCCACGCCGCCCGTGGTGAGGACCCGGTATTGGGAAAGAAGAAGGAGTGGGTCAAGCCGATCGGCTCACCCGTCGCTGCGCTCGATCTTCGCAATTTCACCGCCGGATTCACGCTCGGCGGTCTGCGCACGTCGATCAACTCGGAGGTCATGCACGTCTCCGGCGAACCGATCCCGGGTCTGTTTGCCGCTGGACGATGCACCGCCGGTGTCTGCGCTGGCGGGTATGCCTCCGGAACGTCCCTCGGAGACGGCAGTTTCTACGGGCGACGCGCCGGAGTCAGCGCTGCCAAGGGCTGA
- a CDS encoding helix-turn-helix domain-containing GNAT family N-acetyltransferase, with protein sequence MSSETLAPLDTDVLARRFACLGDPTRLRVLRLAAGGPIDVDTIAHAASLEPSALSAHLEALIEVGFVEASVREGTSVVSVAGTAYSDLMAAAAVVAARGPVEDTLGVLPDDVVVRRMESGDWDAVRSIYREGIDTGTATFTTSVPSAEKLDAQWLPDHRWVAEIDGRVEGWASLSPVSSRDCYRGVAENSIYIGSGARGRGVGKLLLRRQVQAADASEIWTVQSSIFPENRASVALHQAVGFRVVGTRSRIAQLGGRWRDTLFLERRSEDADI encoded by the coding sequence ATGAGTTCAGAAACACTCGCTCCCCTCGACACCGACGTACTTGCGCGCAGGTTTGCGTGCCTGGGTGATCCGACGCGGCTGCGAGTGCTCCGACTTGCTGCCGGCGGTCCGATCGACGTCGACACGATTGCACACGCCGCATCACTCGAGCCGTCGGCGTTGAGTGCCCACCTCGAGGCCTTGATCGAGGTCGGTTTTGTCGAGGCTTCGGTGCGTGAAGGCACTTCGGTTGTCAGTGTTGCCGGAACGGCATACTCCGATCTGATGGCAGCAGCCGCCGTCGTGGCTGCTCGCGGTCCGGTCGAAGACACACTGGGAGTTCTTCCCGATGACGTGGTGGTGCGCCGCATGGAATCCGGCGACTGGGATGCCGTCCGCTCGATCTACCGCGAAGGAATCGACACCGGAACCGCGACGTTCACCACCTCGGTGCCATCCGCCGAGAAGCTCGACGCGCAATGGTTACCCGATCATCGATGGGTGGCCGAGATCGACGGCCGCGTCGAAGGCTGGGCGAGCCTCAGCCCGGTGTCCTCGCGAGACTGCTACCGCGGGGTCGCCGAGAACTCCATCTACATCGGTAGCGGCGCTCGCGGGCGCGGCGTGGGCAAGCTGCTGCTTCGCCGACAGGTGCAAGCCGCCGACGCCAGTGAGATCTGGACAGTGCAGTCGTCGATTTTCCCGGAGAACCGGGCAAGCGTCGCCTTGCACCAGGCCGTCGGATTCCGAGTCGTCGGCACTCGCTCGCGTATCGCTCAACTTGGTGGGCGGTGGCGTGACACGTTGTTCCTCGAACGTCGCAGCGAGGACGCTGACATCTGA
- a CDS encoding alpha/beta hydrolase → MRRIGRTRAMLVVALVAWTGLFGEAALASADPAPTSPSGGSALDHVEEINARQLTMYVYSAAMDKVIPLEVIRPADTSAPRPTLYLLNGAGGGEDTATWQTRTDVVDFFGDKNVNVVNPIGGAYSYYTDWEKPDPVLGLNKWTTFLTQELPPIVDATLGTTGTNAVAGLSMAGTSVLSLAEAAPSVYRAVGAFSGCAETSTQPGQDYVRFVVGFRGGNVDNMWGPPGGPGWVANDPVVNAERLRGVDLYISNGSGLPGPHENLGGPMVNGDLGVLANQVIVGGVIEAGTNQCTQRLAERLDSLGIPATYDFRATGTHSWGYWQDDLHNSWSMIAASIGAR, encoded by the coding sequence ATGAGAAGAATCGGACGTACTCGGGCAATGCTTGTCGTCGCCCTCGTCGCGTGGACGGGACTGTTCGGCGAAGCAGCGTTGGCCTCGGCTGACCCGGCCCCGACATCCCCTTCAGGCGGTTCAGCTCTCGATCACGTCGAGGAGATCAACGCCCGTCAGCTGACTATGTACGTCTACTCGGCGGCGATGGACAAGGTGATTCCGCTCGAGGTGATTCGGCCGGCAGACACAAGTGCGCCCCGGCCGACCCTCTATCTACTCAATGGCGCCGGCGGAGGCGAGGACACGGCGACGTGGCAGACACGGACAGACGTCGTCGACTTCTTCGGCGACAAGAACGTCAACGTCGTCAACCCGATCGGCGGTGCCTACAGCTACTACACCGACTGGGAGAAGCCCGATCCTGTTCTCGGACTGAACAAGTGGACCACATTTCTCACCCAGGAGTTGCCACCGATCGTCGATGCCACGCTCGGGACTACGGGTACGAATGCCGTTGCCGGATTGTCGATGGCAGGTACCTCGGTTCTGAGCCTGGCCGAGGCGGCGCCATCGGTTTACCGTGCCGTCGGTGCTTTCAGCGGGTGTGCCGAGACGAGTACTCAACCCGGTCAGGACTACGTGAGATTCGTGGTCGGATTCCGCGGCGGCAACGTGGACAACATGTGGGGTCCTCCCGGCGGTCCGGGCTGGGTAGCCAACGATCCTGTGGTCAACGCCGAGAGATTGCGGGGGGTCGACCTCTACATCAGCAATGGATCGGGCCTGCCCGGCCCACACGAGAATCTGGGCGGACCGATGGTCAACGGCGACCTCGGCGTTCTGGCGAACCAGGTGATCGTGGGTGGAGTCATCGAGGCTGGGACGAACCAGTGCACCCAGCGTTTGGCCGAGCGGCTCGACTCCTTGGGCATCCCGGCCACCTATGATTTCCGGGCAACTGGCACTCACTCTTGGGGTTACTGGCAGGACGATCTTCACAACTCGTGGTCGATGATTGCCGCGTCGATCGGTGCGCGTTAG